A region of the Lycium barbarum isolate Lr01 chromosome 1, ASM1917538v2, whole genome shotgun sequence genome:
TGTAACACTCAAGAATTCTATTCATTTCAATGCAAGTGTGGTTTTGCATAGCTTTGTTGAATACCACATTGAATCTACTATCTTTTCCGTGGTATTCAAATGCATGCACTCCATGGGCCTTGTTGAATGGTATCTCACCATCTAGAATTGCATCTTTCAAGTGAAACCTTAACAAAAAAGAGAGTCAGAATATCAGCTTAGACGACTTCTCTATAATAGCCGTCCTCCGTAAATAACTTTTGCCAAGTTTTTTTCGGAATCGATTAATTGtcatgatatgttatatatattttatgtTCTCTATTTTATGTTCTCTATAACAATATTTCGCTATAGCAGCTAAAAAATATCTCGACAAATGACATCGTTATAGAAATATTTGACTGTATATCCAATCAACAATAATTTAAGATCACAATAATGGAACAAGGGTTTAACTTATAAAATAACACTCTATTGACATGAGCAtaaaatatttttacactaacttATATTTTAACCTATTACATAGTAAACTAATTTACGTCAATGTTCTTTTTTTAAGGTCACAATTTAGATTTTCCCCTATTTTTAAGATCTAATTGTGCAAATATAAACCTTGAAACTGATAAAACATTAGACTGTCATCTATCATTTAGGATATATTAGATAGTGGTCTAACATTTATGTAAGATCTTCAATTTTCTGTATGAAAAATGAATTTTAAAAAAAGAGGGTCAATTACTAAATAATTGTCCTAAAAAGAGACAATTGGCGAAAATAGTACACCCTCTATCCTAATATATGTTAATGGGTTCAGAGTATAATTAACGGTCAAAAAACTTAATTTTCGATGCTAATTCGAGTATAGATTCTTCAGTTTTTTAGAAATAaaattacatatttgaaaactatttgAAAAGTACTACAAGTCAAAATAGCTATTGATCATCAGGGGCGAATATATATAgagtgtggggggggggggggggggggggtttggtaaaaaattacattgtatatatagggtatattttctgtgtttatatacttatattaacttttgaataccctaaacaaataaaaaaaagttaGCTCAAGCGGTTCAGGGtattcaaaattgtctctagcatCCTTGGTTCAATTCCCAGTGgcaatatttgtttttatttttattttattttttatatctagcttttgttgttttttccGAACCTTTATTCTTCAAGTTATTAATTACTCTCACTATTCATAGATGCAGGTCTACATGCAGTTATCTTTTAGATGATCAGATACTGCCAAAATTTGTCCATTGATTATACTCAATGATACAAGTATGAGAAAACATGCATGAATTCTTACCATGAATTGACACCTACTGGATCAGTAGTTAGTAGTAAAAAGGGAGCAATTGATGATCCATTTTCATTTGAGATTAAACTCTGGCTCAAAGGTGTCAAATTATATGATGTGTGAGTTTTCCCATCATCATCCTTTGTAATATTGCATGTGAGAAAAGACTGACTTGCAAGAAACCTTAGAATCCTTTCAAGAAGAAGTGGGGCTTTAGGGTTTTTTGTGGGAATTTGACATGCTATTTCATAAGAAGATAGTTGAGTATTAGCTTTTGCTATGATCTCAAATAAGTCAAGTTCAATGGCAGCTCTTAAAACCATGTTAAGATATAAACCAGCAGGAAGGTTCATAGCCTTCATCAAAGAATTTTCTTCTTCATTGGATATAACAATACTATCCATGGATAAAGCCAAGTCCATTTCTTGAAATAACAACTAGACAATAACTCAAAGGCGTTCGCTCTTCTTTTTTGATAGAGAATAATGAGGTTGGCTTATGAATTTTAGGACGCGTTTCATCAAATATATATAGAGTAGAGAATAATGAGGTTGGCTTATGAATTTTAGGACGTGTTTCATCCAATATATATAGAGAGTGAGAAAGTACAACCTTTACACTTTAATCAATTCCATTTTTAATGGATAGATGAGGCCGAATATTTTGACAATTTAATGAAGGTATTTAAGGGTGGTTAGGCAGATCCTTTATCTGGTTCTAGCTTTTAGAATCTTGAAAAAAGAAGTGGTTGAGATCCTGGTCTTATCTTCAGCAAGCCCTTTTTCTTTGGCTGATTTGCAAAATTATAAGTAATATTTTTCACCCTTATTTAACTTTGTCCCAGTTAGGGAATTTGCGCAGAAGTAGTTTCGATGTTACACACACCGAAACAATGTAAACTTATGCTTTCACAAATCATTCCTGCCTGCAAGTCATGACTTTGGGTGAGTTCTGCAGAGAGGAAAATGTTTTACAAGGAAAACTgaaaatgtgttcttggaaaataagtgaatttctatttattttttcatgttcATTTGGGTGGCggaaaataaatgaattttttacttattttctcatgttcatttggttggtagaaaatattttcaGGAAAATACCCACCCAAGTCCCACAactccaccccaaccccaccaccccataccacaccaaccccccacccccaccccaatttcttttttttgaagtttttaatttttttttctggattttctaAACCACCACATCCCCCCACCCCCCAACGTGGACCCATACCATACCAACCCCTACAACcaaccacccccacccccaattttttttttttgaagcttttaatttttttttggattttctaaaCCACCACATCCCTCCCCCACCCCCGGCGTGGACCCATACCACATCAACCcccacccccaatttttttttttttgaagttggaAATTTTCTTTTCTGGATTTTTTAAACCaccacatccccccccccccccctcccaaaaaaaaaagttttaaaagttactttttttGGATTTTTACACCACCCACCCCCCTCCCCCAATAACCACgcaaactttcaatttttataattttttaataaagataaaattaaataggaagtagaaaattcgaggggggggggggtgcaggTTGGAGCCGTGGGGGTGGGGTGCGGGGTGCGAGGGGGAgggatgtggtggtgtagaaacccaaaagaactttttttttttttttttaaagttggtgcgggggagtgggggtggggtgcGGGGTGGGGGGGTAGGGTGTGGCATGGGGGGAGTGGTGCATGGGTTGTGGGAGTGGttggggggtggggtggtgcaTGGTTACGGaagtggttggggtttggtagttgggggtgggggtgggtggtgcaaaaaatcaaaaaaaaaaaatcaaaactttttttttcaaaacaaaattaattttttttggggggatgGGGGGTGCGGTGGCGTTGGGGGTGGGATGGGGTGGtgggagtggttggggtttggtagtTAGGGGTGGGCGTGGGGGTGGGTgctgcaaaaaaccaaaaaaaaaaatctcaaaacaaaattattattttttgggggtgggggtggggtggtgggactggttgggaggggggggggggggttgggtggTTGGTGTAATGCATTGTGGATTTGTTTTCCttacttttattagggaagttatttttcacatttttaaggaacttgttttcctaaagaaaatgttttccaatttttttgaccaaacgaacatgagaaaattggaaaacgttttccttcataccgaacacaccctttaaGTAAAATCTGTTATAAACAgcttgtagatattgtccgctttggcgcacctcacggctttaaaatgcgtctacaagtaaaggcttcaggccttgcttataagcacgcacacaatcccgtgtgcgagcgatgtgggaacttccagttcacaacacaccctcccatcgcgagcatcgtgctgattacgtgttataaacaacttgtagatattgtccgctttggcgcacctcacgactttaaaacgcgtctacaagtaaCGGCTTCAGGCcttgcttataagcacgcacacaatcccgtgtgtgagcgatgtgggaacttccaGTTCACAACAAAATCTTCATTCTAtcaatttttaaatttaaaagtaTAATCTCCATTCTACTTTTTATTAAATTGTTCACAAGTTATGCCAGATTGACCAGATTAGTATGTGTTGTTTATTCGTTCACAAGTTATTCTAGATTGACAAGATTTGATATTGTCTTCATCCTATATACCTATCTTGTTTAAGTTGTTTACAGTCGTACCGTATTGGCATGAATTCCATATGGTGCTCAATTATTGTTCTTAGATGAATTAAAACATTTTAGCCCGGTATTTAAACCAAAATACATGCATGTACATATTGATATACTAATGGTTGCATA
Encoded here:
- the LOC132626646 gene encoding myricetin 3-O-methyltransferase 3-like — translated: MDLALSMDSIVISNEEENSLMKAMNLPAGLYLNMVLRAAIELDLFEIIAKANTQLSSYEIACQIPTKNPKAPLLLERILRFLASQSFLTCNITKDDDGKTHTSYNLTPLSQSLISNENGSSIAPFLLLTTDPVGVNSWFHLKDAILDGEIPFNKAHGVHAFEYHGKDSRFNVVFNKAMQNHTCIEMNRILECYKGFQGVNEVIDVGGGLGISLASIISKYPNIKGTNFDLPHVIKDAPTYEGIEHVGGDMFNSVPKGEVIILKAVLHDWDDEYCLKILKNCWSALPKDSKVVVIEKIQPEYPETNDLSKHTFGVDMLMMTMLDGGKERTKQQFEALAKQAGFAALKVICRAYYCWVMELYKY